The genomic interval GGCATCTGCGTCAAGCAGCGATGTAAATACCCGCGGCGCGGtttcgtcctcatcctctgaAGTCATGAACGGTTCTTCTCACACCAGAACTTCACCTCCTTCGGGAGAGGCCAGCGGAGTGCccaaagggaaaaggaggagcAAGTATCGGCATGTGGCAGCCTACCACTCGAAGTCGCAACACTCGAGCCTAAGCCGAGAATCCAATGTTCCGACTAGTTTCCTCGGGTTCCGAAATCTGATGGTGATCGTCCTGGGTACGATGTTTTCCTTTTGGGCAACATGGTGATCTATGAAGCTGATTTTTCCCCCGGGATTAGTGGCGATGAATCTCCGATTGATTATTGAAAATTCTATGAAAGTAAGTGTTATCGTAGAACTAAGTACCTGGGGTAAACAGAGCTGAACGTTTTATCGCATAGTATGGCGTCCTCATCTGCATTAGATGCCATGACTACCGGAAACAAGATGTCATCCTTGGTTCAATGCTCTTTGTCATTGTCCCTTGTCAGCTATTTATTGCATACGTTCTTGAGTTGGCTGTAGCAGGGCGAGTCAAAGAAACTGTTGgccgaaagaagaaagacaaatcAGCTGAGGATGGCGAGCGTGAACAACGTGAATTCCGGACGATTTGGCGGTTCGCCTTATCTTTTCATATCCTCAATACCTTGCTGAATCTCGCGGTGACAAGCTATGTCGTTTATTATTACATCCATCACCCAGGGATCGGGACGCTCTGCGAAGTTCATGCGATTATTGTAGCGCTCAAGAATTGGTCCTATGCATTCACCAATCGTGATCTCCGCGAAGCGATGCTTAATCCATCTGCGGAGTCCGCCCTTCCCGAGATTTACTCTTCATGCCCTTATCCACGGAATATTACGCTTGGGAACTTGGTGTACTTTTGGTTGGCACCCACGCTGGTTTATCAGCCAGTTTATCCCAGGTCACCCGAAATCCGATGGTCGTTTGTGGGCAAGCGCATGTTCGAATTTACAAGCTTGTCTATATTCATATGGCTTCTCTCCGCCCAGTACGCTGCTCCTGTCCTGCGAAATTCTATTGACAAAATCGCTGTCATGGACATTACTTCCATCTTTGAACGAGTGATGAAGCTATCTACCATCTCCCTCATCATTTGGCTTGCTGGTTTTTTCGCTCTTTTCCAGTCATTCTTGAATGCCCTCGCTGAAGTGCTGCGGTTTGGAGACCGAGAGTTCTATCTCGACTGGTGGAACAGCTCCAGTCTTGGTATGTACTGGAGATCTTGGAACAGGCCTGTCTATCTCTTCATGAAGAGGCATGTGTATTCGCCTCTAATTGGGCGGGGATATAGTCCTTTGACGGCAAGCACTGTTGTCTTTCTAGTTTCCGCTCTTCTGCACGAACTGCTTGTGGGGATTCCTACCCATAATATGATAGGTACTGAGATGCCCTGCGAATGTTTGTTCCAAGCTAACCGATAACAAGGCGTCGCCCTCGTAGGAATGTTATTTCAGCTGCCACTGATCGCCATCACCGCCCCATTagaaaagatgaaagatCCTTCGGGGAAAGTAATTGGAAATTCAATATTCTGGGTTAGCTTTTGCGTGGTTGGACAGCCTTTGGGGGCACTGCTGTATTTCTTTGCTTGGCAGGCGAAGTATGGCAGCGTTAGCAAGATGACCCAGGGATGATCTTATCTTATAGTACATATAACAATGATAGATGTGAGATGTTCAGTCGGCCACCGTTATTCAAATCAGGCACAGTAGTTACTATCCTTATCAAATTGTTCTCAGAGTCCCTCGGTAGAGTGAGACGGAGAAAGTACACGTATCTCATATGGATGCCTCCCCTGGCGTTGTACTTTGATTGGTTGTCAATCTGCAACCGAGAGGCACTAAAGTTCAATGTTATACATCACTCGTGTTGTAGAGCCTACGAGAAAGAACGGCCCCAAATGATT from Aspergillus flavus chromosome 7, complete sequence carries:
- a CDS encoding sterol O-acyltransferase (unnamed protein product), giving the protein MNLRLIIENSMKYGVLICIRCHDYRKQDVILGSMLFVIVPCQLFIAYVLELAVAGRVKETVGRKKKDKSAEDGEREQREFRTIWRFALSFHILNTLLNLAVTSYVVYYYIHHPGIGTLCEVHAIIVALKNWSYAFTNRDLREAMLNPSAESALPEIYSSCPYPRNITLGNLVYFWLAPTLVYQPVYPRSPEIRWSFVGKRMFEFTSLSIFIWLLSAQYAAPVLRNSIDKIAVMDITSIFERVMKLSTISLIIWLAGFFALFQSFLNALAEVLRFGDREFYLDWWNSSSLGMYWRSWNRPVYLFMKRHVYSPLIGRGYSPLTASTVVFLVSALLHELLVGIPTHNMIGTEMPCECVALVGMLFQLPLIAITAPLEKMKDPSGKVIGNSIFWVSFCVVGQPLGALLYFFAWQAKCEMFSRPPLFKSGTVVTILIKLFSESLGRVRRRKYTYLIWMPPLALYFDWLSICNREALKFNVIHHSCLGNVNTDVGSSALRMEINFAEFLTSKNPALFMLLDPTAPRENNQKINQHAVIGVALGAIPVLSFIHGLVVSGFRKEAKVPYPHTYATVEQCKSNAKAEQFNCAQRAHANFLENAPQTILYTLVAGLKYPQLATALGAVWFVARSLFLYGYVYSGKPQGKGRFLGGFFWLVQGALWGLSVFGVGKDLISF